In Actinomadura citrea, a single window of DNA contains:
- a CDS encoding LCP family protein has product MTVDDLDLIRGLGRDLEHEPPPSLARQRSRLLDEARRGRRATLRWTGMLRWTLLGVVAVVTAAAILVPAVVLHGRGERPTATGSTAPAAARALNVLVIGLDARHGGLSRSDTLMLVHVPADRKRPQVVSIPRDVLVRIPACGRTPARQATVNTAFPLGGAACTRRTVEALTGARIDQTVTIDFGGFTRVVDALGGVEVTLPKAVDDRNSGLDLPAGRHLLNGTQALAYVRVRHGLGDGSDLDRVRRQQRFLASLARQAKALSTQNPLRFARFLTVAAGAVESTPKLDAGALRTLARGFDGSGGVAAATIPVRPAPSDPNRLVVDEAAARRVLAPFRTR; this is encoded by the coding sequence GTGACCGTGGACGATCTGGACCTGATCCGCGGCCTCGGCCGCGACCTGGAGCACGAGCCGCCGCCGTCCCTCGCCCGGCAGCGGAGCCGGCTGCTGGACGAGGCGCGGCGCGGGCGCCGCGCCACGCTGCGCTGGACGGGCATGTTGCGCTGGACGCTGCTCGGCGTGGTCGCGGTGGTCACGGCCGCGGCGATCCTGGTCCCGGCGGTGGTGCTGCACGGGCGCGGCGAGAGGCCCACGGCGACCGGCTCGACCGCGCCCGCCGCCGCCAGGGCGCTGAACGTGCTGGTCATCGGGCTGGACGCCCGCCATGGCGGCCTGTCGCGCTCGGACACCCTGATGCTCGTGCACGTCCCCGCCGATCGGAAGAGGCCGCAGGTGGTCAGCATCCCGCGGGACGTCCTCGTGCGGATCCCCGCCTGCGGCCGGACCCCGGCGCGGCAGGCGACGGTCAACACGGCGTTCCCGCTGGGCGGCGCCGCCTGCACGCGCCGGACGGTGGAGGCGCTGACCGGCGCCCGGATCGACCAGACCGTGACCATCGACTTCGGCGGGTTCACGCGGGTGGTGGACGCGCTCGGCGGGGTCGAGGTGACGCTGCCGAAGGCGGTCGACGACCGGAACTCCGGGTTGGACCTTCCCGCGGGCCGGCACCTGCTGAACGGGACGCAGGCGCTCGCCTACGTCCGGGTCCGGCACGGCCTCGGGGACGGCTCGGACCTGGACCGGGTCAGGCGGCAGCAGCGCTTCCTCGCCTCGCTGGCGCGACAGGCCAAGGCCCTCTCGACGCAGAACCCGCTGAGGTTCGCGCGCTTCCTCACCGTCGCGGCCGGTGCGGTCGAGAGCACGCCGAAGCTGGACGCCGGGGCGCTGCGCACGCTCGCGCGGGGGTTCGACGGGAGCGGCGGGGTCGCCGCGGCCACGATTCCGGTCCGTCCCGCGCCCTCGGACCCGAACCGGCTCGTGGTGGACGAGGCCGCGGCCCGGAGGGTGCTCGCGCCGTTCCGGACGCGATGA
- a CDS encoding D-alanyl-D-alanine carboxypeptidase family protein → MGDDAELDAEPARNRTAEFRVPVKVNLTRPDIAVRRPAKPQDEPGDETDKVVDEAADEDLDEGADETADEAADEAGDEASEEPAGSTWYVQFTSPPPKEEPEREAPPAAAPPSPETKPWRPTSPSAQDEEPAQESRTASPPEESPAEEHPEDDRTPQTTAPQQDRTAATPQETQERTDEAREARTTPARRHAAPPKPDDEPPPAATPRSSGRHAIRPANGHPPGAPEPETERETPGDAPEARTTGAAPPAPPRRHAAPSGAPHDTERPRGAAPRIAPAPPQHRERPGGVHETRGDRARPAPPDSERPGAPAPAAQQGTPGNVRDARAGAAPTAPSRHTAPPETGRPQGAPRTTPEPPRPQERPGGVPETRANRALPAPPRASTPPESEHAQGSAAPAMWPEAPGDVRGGAPSSAGPTRVERLPDLSAQGGPWEAALPAPAARTSGQWSVPWDGAAPPAPPAQPVSPAQPAQPVPPAAPAVAEKRKGKRRWPVVVAAMLVLVAGLVAGQLLRPPPDPTVRLAIASSHTFPGQAPVLPWPAVGQAVLYVDGLGTMGASGGAVPTPTASVAKVMTAYVYLSEHPLKSGEAGPVLTVSPQAAAQIPARKRRGESLLGVTANQRLTQRKALESLLIISANDVAHELARWDSGSDQAFVAKMNAAAKRLGMTGTRYTDPSGYHSGTVSTAADQVKLLRAAMQIPAFTEIVNNRMYVPDGGGSPRQGGNFILGRNGVVAGKTGYTDAAGGNFVFAAHRNVGGTQTLIVGAVMGQRSPSAADAVNTAEGILVAAEQAMVVAPLARPGQTVAWIEDGLGGRKALAAPSPVNVVGWPGLTVPVGYDGDPPAEPERGTKAGAVDTGAARVPVEVGTGRSPSIVKRLTRLG, encoded by the coding sequence GTGGGCGACGACGCCGAGCTTGACGCGGAACCGGCGCGCAACAGAACCGCTGAGTTCCGCGTGCCGGTGAAGGTCAACCTGACCCGTCCGGACATCGCCGTCCGCCGTCCCGCCAAGCCGCAGGACGAGCCCGGCGACGAGACCGACAAGGTCGTGGACGAGGCCGCGGACGAGGACCTGGACGAGGGCGCGGACGAAACCGCTGACGAGGCCGCTGACGAGGCCGGCGACGAGGCGTCCGAGGAACCGGCGGGCAGCACCTGGTACGTCCAGTTCACGTCTCCTCCCCCGAAAGAGGAGCCGGAACGGGAGGCTCCGCCCGCCGCTGCTCCTCCGTCCCCGGAGACCAAGCCTTGGCGCCCCACGTCACCGTCCGCCCAGGACGAGGAGCCCGCCCAGGAGAGCCGCACCGCCTCCCCACCGGAGGAGTCCCCGGCCGAAGAACACCCCGAGGACGACCGCACCCCGCAGACCACCGCGCCCCAGCAGGACCGCACCGCCGCCACGCCGCAGGAAACGCAGGAACGCACCGACGAGGCACGCGAGGCGCGCACCACCCCGGCACGGCGCCATGCAGCGCCCCCGAAGCCCGACGACGAGCCACCACCGGCCGCAACGCCCCGAAGCAGTGGCCGCCACGCGATACGTCCCGCGAACGGACACCCCCCAGGCGCTCCTGAGCCGGAGACAGAGCGGGAAACGCCGGGCGATGCCCCAGAGGCCCGTACTACTGGCGCGGCTCCACCCGCCCCGCCGCGGCGACACGCGGCGCCCTCTGGCGCGCCGCACGACACCGAGCGTCCTCGGGGCGCGGCCCCGCGCATCGCCCCGGCGCCGCCGCAACACCGGGAACGCCCCGGCGGCGTCCACGAAACGCGCGGCGACCGGGCGCGACCCGCGCCGCCCGACAGCGAACGTCCCGGCGCGCCCGCGCCGGCAGCGCAGCAGGGCACACCCGGCAACGTCCGCGACGCCCGTGCCGGTGCGGCGCCGACCGCCCCCTCACGGCACACGGCACCCCCGGAGACGGGACGTCCCCAAGGGGCGCCTCGCACGACTCCCGAGCCACCGCGACCGCAGGAACGCCCCGGCGGCGTCCCCGAAACACGCGCCAACCGGGCACTGCCTGCTCCGCCGCGTGCTTCCACGCCGCCCGAGAGCGAACACGCCCAGGGCTCGGCCGCACCGGCCATGTGGCCTGAGGCCCCTGGCGACGTCCGTGGCGGCGCGCCCTCGTCCGCCGGCCCTACGCGGGTCGAGCGGTTGCCGGATCTGTCGGCGCAGGGCGGGCCTTGGGAGGCCGCGCTTCCGGCTCCGGCGGCGCGGACGTCCGGGCAGTGGAGCGTGCCCTGGGACGGGGCGGCCCCACCGGCCCCACCGGCCCAACCGGTGTCTCCGGCCCAACCGGCCCAACCGGTGCCTCCGGCCGCGCCCGCCGTGGCGGAGAAGCGGAAGGGCAAGCGGCGCTGGCCCGTCGTCGTCGCGGCCATGCTGGTCCTCGTGGCCGGGCTCGTGGCCGGGCAGCTGCTGCGGCCGCCGCCCGACCCGACGGTGCGGCTGGCCATCGCTTCGAGCCACACCTTCCCCGGGCAGGCGCCGGTGCTGCCGTGGCCCGCGGTGGGCCAGGCGGTGCTCTACGTGGACGGGCTCGGGACGATGGGCGCGTCGGGCGGCGCCGTGCCGACGCCCACGGCGAGCGTCGCCAAGGTGATGACGGCCTATGTTTACCTGAGCGAGCATCCGCTGAAGTCCGGCGAGGCGGGACCGGTACTGACGGTGTCGCCGCAGGCGGCGGCGCAGATCCCGGCGCGCAAGCGGCGCGGCGAGTCGCTGCTCGGCGTCACGGCGAACCAGCGGCTGACCCAGCGCAAGGCGCTGGAGTCCCTGCTCATCATCTCGGCGAACGACGTGGCGCACGAGCTGGCGCGCTGGGACTCCGGGAGCGACCAGGCGTTCGTGGCGAAGATGAACGCCGCGGCGAAGCGGCTGGGCATGACCGGCACGCGCTACACCGACCCGAGCGGCTACCACTCCGGGACCGTCAGCACGGCCGCCGACCAGGTGAAGCTGCTGCGGGCGGCCATGCAGATCCCGGCGTTCACCGAGATCGTGAACAACCGGATGTACGTGCCGGACGGCGGCGGGTCCCCGCGGCAGGGCGGCAACTTCATCCTGGGACGCAACGGCGTGGTGGCCGGCAAGACCGGGTACACGGACGCGGCGGGCGGGAACTTCGTGTTCGCCGCGCACCGGAACGTCGGCGGCACGCAGACCCTGATCGTGGGCGCGGTGATGGGGCAGCGCTCCCCCAGCGCGGCGGACGCCGTCAACACGGCGGAGGGCATCCTCGTCGCGGCCGAGCAGGCCATGGTCGTGGCGCCGCTGGCGCGCCCCGGGCAGACGGTCGCCTGGATCGAGGACGGGCTCGGCGGCAGGAAGGCGCTGGCCGCCCCGTCGCCGGTGAACGTCGTCGGCTGGCCCGGCCTCACCGTGCCCGTCGGATACGACGGCGACCCGCCCGCCGAGCCCGAGCGCGGCACGAAGGCCGGGGCCGTGGACACGGGCGCCGCACGGGTGCCGGTGGAGGTCGGCACGGGGCGGTCCCCGTCCATCGTCAAGCGGCTGACGCGCCTCGGCTAG
- a CDS encoding CBS domain-containing protein, whose amino-acid sequence MATKVRDIMTGSPTSVSPELDIVTVARAMRDEEIGAVLVAEGDDLKGVVTDRDLVVRGLAAGGDPTQAKIGQIASKVTATVGPDDSLDKAAQIMRERSVRRLPVMEDGRPVGIVSIGDLAIERDAASALADISAARSNT is encoded by the coding sequence ATGGCCACGAAAGTCCGCGACATCATGACCGGCTCGCCGACGTCGGTGTCGCCGGAGCTCGACATCGTGACCGTGGCGCGTGCGATGCGCGACGAGGAGATCGGTGCGGTCCTGGTGGCGGAGGGCGACGACCTGAAGGGCGTCGTCACCGACCGCGACCTGGTGGTGCGCGGGCTCGCCGCGGGCGGCGACCCCACCCAGGCCAAGATCGGTCAGATCGCCAGCAAGGTGACCGCGACGGTGGGGCCCGACGACTCCCTCGACAAGGCCGCGCAGATCATGCGCGAGCGGTCCGTGCGGCGGCTCCCCGTCATGGAGGACGGCCGTCCGGTGGGCATCGTGTCCATCGGCGACCTGGCGATCGAGCGGGACGCGGCGTCCGCGCTCGCCGACATCAGCGCGGCACGCTCCAACACCTGA
- a CDS encoding RNA polymerase sigma factor, giving the protein MTVPPTARECDAALIERSLADPEAFAALFDRYSAMLYRYVSRRLGEAAEDVVGETFLVAFSKRHRFDLEHRDARPWLFGIATKLVARHHRAEAARYRALRRSPVDGPVEGPDDRVAAGVTASATRPVLAAALSGLARRDLDVLLLVAWGDLSYEEAARALGIPVGTVRSRLNRARRKVRAALGDTDPTREEA; this is encoded by the coding sequence ATGACCGTTCCCCCGACGGCTCGGGAGTGCGACGCCGCTCTCATCGAGCGTTCGCTCGCCGATCCCGAGGCGTTCGCCGCGCTGTTCGACCGCTACTCGGCGATGCTCTACCGCTACGTCTCCCGCAGGCTCGGGGAGGCCGCGGAGGACGTCGTCGGGGAGACGTTCCTGGTCGCGTTCAGCAAGCGGCACCGCTTCGACCTGGAGCACCGGGACGCGCGGCCGTGGCTGTTCGGCATCGCGACGAAGCTGGTCGCGCGGCACCACCGGGCGGAGGCCGCGCGCTACCGGGCGCTGCGGCGCAGCCCCGTGGACGGCCCGGTGGAGGGCCCCGACGACCGCGTGGCGGCGGGGGTGACCGCGTCGGCGACCCGTCCCGTGCTGGCGGCGGCGCTGTCCGGCCTGGCGCGCCGCGACCTGGACGTCCTGCTCCTGGTGGCCTGGGGCGACCTGTCCTACGAGGAGGCGGCGCGGGCGCTCGGCATCCCGGTCGGCACGGTCCGCTCCCGCCTCAACCGGGCCCGGCGCAAGGTGCGCGCGGCGCTCGGCGACACCGACCCGACGCGCGAGGAGGCGTGA
- a CDS encoding MFS transporter, which produces MTTALPRRRLLGYGVGSIGTGVFSSVPGLLLLYYLTDVLGVSAAIAGAVLVVPKAWDVLLNPIVGAASDREAVRTGRRTRFLMLGALTLPVLFAAMFAVPADSPGFAAGWAGIMFLLAASAFACFQVPYVALPAEISGDPSERGRAMAWRVVCLTVGILVAGGLAPVLTGAAGGGRAGYALMGGVIGLVMGAAMVASTLATRWIPSRPGPHPLGLAAALRTARGNRPFFLLLGAHVGNTLAVAIMLAGAPYIATYRLDDYGLTSAMFVCMVAPSAFAVPLWRRLARRYGEVGCYAAALVVFAATGVAAYPLITSTAGVLALSALIGICYAAVQLLPLSLMPETVHADAGRTGHAQSGAFTGLWTAAETGALALGPGVFALILALSSFQSSDLDTPVVQEESALTGLTVGFTLVPAALLLLSVPLLLAYRRRAAVHRPIEGTPEHAV; this is translated from the coding sequence ATGACCACTGCGCTGCCCCGGCGGCGGCTCCTCGGCTACGGCGTCGGCTCGATCGGTACCGGCGTCTTCTCCTCGGTCCCCGGGCTGCTGCTCCTGTACTACCTCACCGACGTCCTCGGCGTGTCCGCCGCGATCGCCGGGGCCGTCCTCGTGGTCCCCAAGGCATGGGACGTGCTGCTCAACCCGATCGTCGGCGCCGCCAGCGACCGCGAGGCCGTCCGGACGGGCCGCCGCACCCGCTTCCTGATGCTGGGCGCGCTGACCCTGCCGGTCCTGTTCGCCGCGATGTTCGCCGTTCCGGCCGACTCCCCGGGGTTCGCGGCCGGCTGGGCCGGGATCATGTTCCTGCTGGCGGCCAGCGCGTTCGCGTGTTTCCAGGTGCCGTACGTGGCGCTGCCCGCGGAGATCTCCGGCGACCCGTCCGAGCGCGGGCGCGCGATGGCGTGGCGGGTCGTCTGCCTGACGGTCGGCATCCTCGTCGCGGGCGGGCTGGCGCCCGTCCTGACCGGTGCCGCCGGCGGCGGGCGCGCGGGATACGCCCTGATGGGCGGCGTGATCGGGCTCGTCATGGGCGCGGCCATGGTGGCGAGCACGCTGGCGACCCGCTGGATCCCCTCCCGTCCGGGGCCGCACCCGCTCGGGCTGGCCGCCGCGCTGCGCACCGCGCGCGGCAACCGCCCGTTCTTCCTGCTGCTCGGCGCGCACGTCGGGAACACCCTCGCCGTCGCGATCATGCTGGCGGGCGCGCCGTACATCGCGACGTACCGGCTGGACGACTACGGGCTCACCTCGGCGATGTTCGTCTGCATGGTCGCGCCGAGCGCGTTCGCGGTCCCGCTGTGGCGACGGCTGGCCCGCCGGTACGGGGAGGTCGGCTGCTATGCGGCGGCGCTGGTGGTGTTCGCCGCGACCGGCGTCGCCGCCTACCCGCTCATCACCTCCACCGCCGGGGTCCTGGCCCTCAGCGCCCTGATCGGCATCTGCTACGCGGCCGTGCAGCTGCTCCCGCTGTCGCTGATGCCCGAGACCGTCCACGCCGACGCCGGGCGGACGGGGCACGCGCAGTCCGGCGCCTTCACCGGACTGTGGACGGCCGCGGAGACGGGCGCGCTCGCCCTCGGCCCCGGCGTCTTCGCGCTGATCCTGGCCCTCTCGTCGTTCCAGTCCTCCGACCTGGACACCCCCGTCGTCCAGGAGGAGTCGGCCCTCACCGGGCTGACCGTCGGGTTCACGCTCGTCCCGGCCGCTCTGCTGCTGCTCAGCGTCCCCCTCCTGCTGGCCTATCGCCGGCGGGCCGCCGTCCACCGCCCGATCGAGGGAACACCGGAACATGCCGTCTGA
- a CDS encoding ABC transporter ATP-binding protein: MDMEVTAWMSLHHAMNARDSRPFSRATLRRIGRFARPHRGILTAFLLLSVMMAVIAVATPVLAGWVVNAIVDHDATSTVVWLAIVIAALALVEGSLGLVNRWLSARIGEGLILDLRTSVFDHVQRMPVAFFTRTRTGALVSRLNNDVIGAQRAFSDTLSGVVSNLVTVLLTFAVMVRISWQITLLALVLLPVFVLPARRMGSRLAKLEREAASHDAAMSTQMTERFSAPGATLVKLFGRPARESAEFAARARRVRDIGVRTAMVQHVFITALTMVSALALALVYGVGGFLSLRGHLDAGAVVALALLLTRLYAPLTALASARVEVMSALVSFERVFEVLDLKPLVAEKPEPRDVPEGPVAVEFDNVTFAYPSADKVSLASLEEVATLDTRGGVDVLHDVSFRAEPGQMVALVGSSGAGKSTIAQLLPRLYDVDSGAVRLGGVDVRELSFQAVRDTLGMVTQDGHLFHESIRENLLLARPEAAEEELWDVLRRARLDALIEGLPDGLDTIVGERGYRLSGGERQRLTIARLLLARQRVVILDEATAHLDSTSEAAVQEALTEALEGRTAVVIAHRLSTVRAADLILVVESGRIIERGTHEELLAADGRYADLYRTQFADDPPLEPVA, encoded by the coding sequence ATGGACATGGAAGTCACGGCGTGGATGTCGCTGCACCACGCCATGAACGCGCGCGACAGCAGGCCGTTCTCCCGGGCGACGCTGCGGCGCATCGGCCGGTTCGCCCGCCCGCACCGTGGCATCCTCACGGCCTTCCTCCTGCTCAGCGTGATGATGGCGGTCATCGCCGTCGCGACGCCCGTCCTCGCCGGATGGGTCGTCAACGCGATCGTCGACCATGACGCCACGTCCACGGTCGTGTGGCTGGCCATTGTGATCGCGGCACTGGCGCTGGTCGAGGGCTCCCTCGGGCTCGTCAACCGGTGGCTGTCCGCGCGCATCGGCGAGGGGCTGATCCTCGACCTGCGCACCTCCGTGTTCGACCACGTCCAGCGCATGCCGGTCGCGTTCTTCACCCGGACCCGCACCGGCGCCCTGGTCAGCCGGCTCAACAACGACGTGATCGGTGCCCAGCGCGCGTTCAGCGACACCCTCTCCGGGGTGGTCAGCAACCTCGTGACGGTGCTGCTGACCTTCGCCGTGATGGTGCGCATCTCCTGGCAGATCACCTTGCTCGCGCTGGTCCTGCTGCCCGTCTTCGTCCTCCCGGCCCGCCGGATGGGCAGCCGCCTGGCGAAGCTCGAACGCGAGGCCGCGTCGCACGACGCCGCGATGAGCACGCAGATGACCGAGCGGTTCTCCGCCCCCGGCGCGACGCTGGTGAAGCTGTTCGGGCGCCCGGCGCGCGAGTCGGCCGAGTTCGCCGCCCGGGCCCGCCGCGTCCGCGACATCGGGGTCCGCACCGCGATGGTGCAGCACGTCTTCATCACGGCGCTCACCATGGTCTCGGCGCTCGCCCTCGCGCTCGTCTACGGCGTCGGAGGGTTCCTGTCCCTGCGCGGCCACCTCGACGCGGGCGCCGTCGTCGCCCTCGCCCTGCTGCTCACCCGCCTCTACGCGCCGCTGACCGCCCTGGCCAGCGCCCGCGTCGAGGTGATGAGCGCGCTCGTCAGCTTCGAGCGGGTCTTCGAGGTGCTCGACCTCAAGCCGCTCGTCGCCGAGAAGCCCGAGCCCCGCGACGTGCCCGAGGGCCCGGTGGCCGTCGAGTTCGACAACGTCACCTTCGCCTACCCGTCCGCCGACAAGGTCTCCCTCGCCTCCCTCGAAGAGGTCGCCACCCTCGACACCCGCGGCGGCGTCGACGTCCTGCACGACGTCTCGTTCCGCGCCGAGCCCGGCCAGATGGTCGCCCTGGTCGGCTCGTCCGGCGCGGGCAAGTCGACGATCGCGCAGCTGCTGCCGCGCCTCTACGACGTCGACTCCGGCGCCGTCCGGCTCGGCGGCGTCGACGTCCGCGAACTGTCGTTCCAGGCCGTCCGCGACACGCTCGGCATGGTGACGCAGGACGGGCACCTGTTCCACGAGTCGATCCGCGAGAACCTCCTGCTGGCCCGACCCGAGGCGGCCGAGGAGGAGCTCTGGGACGTCCTGCGCCGCGCCCGCCTCGACGCCCTCATCGAGGGCCTGCCCGACGGCCTCGACACCATCGTCGGCGAGCGCGGCTACCGCCTGTCCGGCGGCGAGCGCCAGCGCCTCACCATCGCCCGGCTGCTGCTCGCCCGCCAGCGCGTCGTGATCCTGGACGAGGCCACCGCGCACCTCGACTCCACGTCGGAGGCCGCGGTCCAGGAGGCCCTGACCGAGGCCCTCGAAGGCCGCACCGCCGTGGTCATCGCGCACCGCCTGTCCACCGTCCGCGCCGCCGACCTGATCCTCGTCGTGGAGAGCGGCCGCATCATCGAACGCGGCACCCACGAGGAACTCCTCGCCGCGGACGGCCGCTACGCCGATCTCTACCGCACCCAGTTCGCCGACGACCCGCCTCTGGAGCCCGTCGCCTGA
- a CDS encoding aminotransferase class V-fold PLP-dependent enzyme, translating into MDIDKVRSDTPGCARVAHLNNAGAALPPRPVIDAVTGHLELESLIGGYEAAEQNEAPIAHFYDAVARLLGARPDEIAFVENATRAWDMAFYAIPFADGDRILTTTSEYSSNAIAYQHVAAAKGARVEVVPDEPDGTLSLDALEAELAKGDVRLVSLNHIPTHNGLINPAAEVGRLCRAHGVLYLLDACQSVGHLSVDVGEIGCDILSATGRKFLRGPRGTGFLYVRRDILRTLVPPFLDLQAADWKAPDGFEMREDARRFETWERHVAGQIALGVAADYAADLGTARIEDRVLGLAARLREELAARPGITVLDRGARPSGIVTFTVDGRDPAAVKAAARERGVNVNVTDPISHGYDPHARPAAVRASVHYYNTDEELERLLSVLA; encoded by the coding sequence GTGGACATCGACAAGGTCCGATCCGACACTCCCGGTTGCGCGCGGGTGGCCCATCTCAACAACGCCGGGGCCGCGCTGCCGCCGCGCCCCGTCATCGACGCCGTCACCGGCCATCTCGAGCTGGAGTCACTGATCGGAGGATACGAGGCCGCCGAGCAGAACGAGGCGCCCATCGCGCACTTCTACGACGCCGTCGCCAGGCTTCTGGGGGCCCGTCCTGATGAGATCGCCTTCGTGGAGAACGCGACCCGGGCGTGGGACATGGCGTTCTACGCGATCCCCTTCGCGGACGGCGACCGCATCCTGACGACGACGAGCGAGTACTCCAGCAACGCGATCGCCTATCAGCACGTGGCCGCGGCCAAGGGCGCGCGCGTGGAGGTCGTCCCGGACGAGCCCGACGGCACACTCTCTCTGGACGCGCTGGAGGCCGAACTGGCCAAGGGCGACGTCCGGCTGGTGTCGCTGAACCACATTCCCACGCACAACGGGCTCATCAACCCGGCCGCCGAAGTCGGTCGGCTGTGCCGTGCGCACGGCGTCCTGTACCTCCTGGACGCCTGCCAGTCGGTGGGGCACCTCTCGGTGGACGTCGGAGAGATCGGCTGCGACATCCTGTCGGCGACGGGGCGCAAGTTCCTGCGCGGCCCGCGCGGCACGGGGTTCCTGTACGTCCGGCGCGACATCCTGCGGACGCTCGTCCCGCCGTTCCTCGACCTTCAGGCGGCCGACTGGAAGGCGCCGGACGGGTTCGAGATGCGCGAGGACGCCCGGCGGTTCGAGACGTGGGAACGGCACGTCGCCGGGCAGATCGCACTGGGCGTCGCCGCCGACTACGCGGCCGACCTGGGGACGGCGCGGATCGAGGACCGCGTCCTCGGCCTCGCCGCCCGGCTCCGGGAGGAACTGGCCGCCCGGCCCGGGATCACCGTCCTGGACAGGGGCGCGCGGCCGTCCGGCATCGTCACCTTCACCGTGGACGGACGCGACCCGGCCGCCGTCAAGGCGGCGGCCAGGGAGCGGGGCGTCAACGTCAACGTGACCGACCCGATCTCACACGGATACGACCCGCACGCCCGTCCAGCGGCCGTGCGGGCCTCCGTGCACTACTACAACACCGACGAGGAACTGGAGCGGCTCCTGTCCGTGCTGGCCTAG
- a CDS encoding pyridoxal phosphate-dependent decarboxylase family protein codes for MPSDRLPEAGRPGADLLAELARLRDADLPVRGGQVTAYVYDTGREAVHDLAATAYQEMLEVNCLDPTAFPSIVALERQIVGCVADKLGGGTGVFTSGGTESIMLAVKAARDARPVEGTPQIVLPATAHPAFHKAAHYLGLEVVHVPVDDAFRADPAATAAALTPRTVLVVASAPSYPQGVMDPVPEIASIAASAGVPCHVDACVGGWVLPWLRDAGRDVPPFDLSVPGVTSLSCDLHKYGYSPKGASVVLFADESVRRRAYFASAEWPGYTVINAGVQSSKSAGPLGAAWATLMAVGGRGYRDLAESAMTAAERLVAGVAEIPGLRVLGEPAAPLVAVASTDPALDVFVVADEARARGWFFQPQLSYQGIPPNLHFTLTGVSDVDALLAALADAVKAAREAGPPDVPSGLVDALAGLDLDSLDDAGFAGLLASVGVDLAGGAEPEMAMVNAILDALPPATREALLIRFLSALYA; via the coding sequence ATGCCGTCTGACCGCCTTCCCGAAGCCGGCCGCCCCGGCGCCGACCTGCTCGCCGAACTCGCCCGGCTGCGCGACGCCGACCTGCCCGTGCGCGGCGGCCAGGTCACCGCCTACGTCTACGACACCGGGCGGGAGGCGGTGCACGACCTCGCCGCCACCGCCTACCAGGAGATGCTGGAGGTCAACTGCCTGGACCCGACGGCGTTCCCGAGCATCGTCGCGCTCGAACGCCAGATCGTCGGGTGCGTCGCGGACAAGCTCGGCGGCGGTACCGGCGTCTTCACCAGCGGCGGCACCGAGTCGATCATGCTGGCGGTGAAGGCGGCGCGGGACGCCCGGCCGGTCGAGGGCACGCCCCAGATCGTCCTGCCGGCGACCGCGCACCCCGCGTTCCACAAGGCGGCGCACTACCTCGGCCTCGAGGTCGTGCACGTTCCCGTCGACGACGCGTTCCGCGCCGACCCGGCCGCGACCGCCGCCGCGCTCACGCCCCGCACGGTGCTGGTCGTCGCCTCGGCGCCGTCCTACCCGCAGGGCGTCATGGACCCGGTCCCGGAGATCGCCTCCATCGCCGCGTCCGCCGGGGTGCCGTGCCACGTGGACGCCTGCGTCGGCGGCTGGGTGCTGCCCTGGCTGCGCGACGCCGGACGGGACGTCCCGCCGTTCGACCTGTCCGTGCCCGGCGTCACGTCCCTCTCCTGCGACCTGCACAAGTACGGCTACTCGCCCAAGGGGGCATCGGTCGTGCTGTTCGCGGACGAGTCGGTCCGCCGCCGCGCCTACTTCGCGTCCGCGGAATGGCCCGGATACACCGTCATCAACGCGGGCGTGCAGAGCAGCAAGAGCGCCGGGCCGCTGGGTGCGGCGTGGGCGACGCTCATGGCGGTCGGCGGCCGGGGCTACCGCGACCTCGCCGAGTCCGCGATGACGGCGGCCGAGCGGCTGGTCGCGGGCGTCGCGGAGATCCCGGGACTGCGGGTCCTCGGCGAGCCCGCCGCCCCCCTCGTCGCCGTCGCCTCGACCGACCCGGCGCTGGACGTGTTCGTCGTCGCCGACGAGGCCCGCGCCCGGGGCTGGTTCTTCCAGCCGCAGCTGTCCTACCAGGGCATCCCGCCGAACCTGCATTTCACGCTCACCGGCGTCAGCGACGTCGACGCGCTCCTGGCCGCGCTCGCCGACGCGGTGAAGGCCGCCCGCGAGGCCGGGCCGCCGGACGTCCCGTCCGGCCTGGTGGACGCGCTCGCCGGCCTGGACCTCGACAGCCTCGACGACGCAGGGTTCGCGGGGCTGCTCGCATCGGTCGGCGTCGACCTCGCCGGCGGCGCGGAGCCCGAGATGGCCATGGTCAACGCCATCCTGGACGCCCTGCCGCCCGCCACCCGCGAGGCCCTGCTGATCCGCTTCCTGTCGGCCCTGTACGCCTAG